A region from the Nonlabens sp. YIK11 genome encodes:
- the rplO gene encoding 50S ribosomal protein L15 — translation MGLNNLKPAEGSVKKSAKIIGRGQGSGKGGTATRGHKGAKSRSGYSKKIGFEGGQMPLQRRVPKFGFTNINRKDYKGINLDTLQAYHAEGRLGDTIVVEDLIRERLVDKNDLVKILGRGEINSAITITAHKFTASAKAAIEKAGGKIETA, via the coding sequence ATGGGTCTAAATAATTTAAAACCTGCTGAAGGTTCCGTAAAGAAATCTGCAAAGATTATTGGTCGTGGACAAGGTTCTGGTAAAGGTGGCACAGCAACAAGAGGTCACAAAGGAGCAAAGTCTCGTTCTGGTTATTCTAAAAAGATCGGTTTTGAAGGTGGTCAAATGCCTTTACAAAGACGTGTTCCTAAGTTTGGTTTCACAAACATTAACCGTAAGGACTATAAAGGAATTAACTTGGATACTCTTCAAGCGTACCACGCAGAAGGTAGATTGGGTGATACAATTGTTGTAGAAGATTTAATCAGAGAGCGTTTGGTTGACAAAAACGATCTTGTTAAGATATTAGGTAGAGGTGAAATTAATTCAGCTATTACCATTACAGCTCATAAATTTACCGCTTCCGCGAAAGCTGCCATAGAAAAGGCTGGTGGTAAAATAGAAACTGCATAA
- the rpsH gene encoding 30S ribosomal protein S8 gives MNTDPIADYLTRIRNAVRANHRVVEIPASNLKKEITKILFDQGYILSYKFMEQSTQDVIKIALKYDRDTKESVIKDIQRLSKPGLRKYAGSTELPRILNGLGIAIISTSKGVMTDKQARSENVGGEVLCYVY, from the coding sequence ATGAATACAGATCCAATAGCAGATTATTTAACAAGAATTCGTAACGCTGTGCGTGCGAATCATAGAGTAGTTGAGATACCAGCATCTAACTTGAAAAAGGAAATTACAAAAATCCTTTTTGATCAAGGTTATATCTTGAGTTATAAGTTCATGGAACAGTCTACTCAAGATGTTATCAAAATTGCACTTAAGTACGACCGCGACACAAAAGAATCAGTGATCAAGGATATTCAGCGTTTGTCTAAGCCTGGTCTTAGAAAATATGCTGGGTCTACTGAACTTCCTAGAATTCTAAATGGATTAGGCATCGCTATCATCTCTACATCAAAAGGTGTAATGACTGATAAGCAGGCAAGATCTGAGAATGTAGGTGGAGAAGTTCTTTGTTACGTTTATTAA
- the rplX gene encoding 50S ribosomal protein L24, whose protein sequence is MGKLKIKSGDTVRVIAGEHKGSEGKVTKVLLDKNKAIVEGVNMVSKHEKPSATNPQGGIKQKEAAIQVSNLSLVDGNGKTTRVGYKLENGKKVRIARTTKEEI, encoded by the coding sequence ATGGGAAAATTGAAAATTAAATCTGGAGATACTGTAAGAGTCATTGCTGGTGAACATAAAGGCAGCGAAGGAAAAGTGACTAAAGTATTGTTGGATAAGAACAAAGCCATCGTTGAAGGTGTGAATATGGTTTCCAAGCATGAGAAACCTAGTGCAACAAATCCTCAAGGAGGAATAAAGCAAAAGGAAGCTGCTATTCAAGTATCCAACCTTTCGCTTGTGGATGGTAATGGTAAAACTACTCGTGTAGGTTACAAACTAGAGAATGGTAAAAAAGTACGTATTGCACGTACAACTAAAGAAGAAATATAG
- the ykgO gene encoding type B 50S ribosomal protein L36 — protein MKVRASIKKRSADCKIVRRKGRLYVINKKNPKFKQRQG, from the coding sequence ATGAAAGTTAGAGCATCGATAAAGAAGAGAAGTGCAGATTGTAAAATTGTACGCCGTAAGGGTCGCCTTTACGTTATCAACAAAAAGAACCCAAAATTTAAACAAAGACAAGGTTAA
- the rplR gene encoding 50S ribosomal protein L18, whose protein sequence is MAFSKSVRRQKIRRRIRKTVSGTADRPRLSVYRSNKEIYAQVINDVDGITIASASSRELKSSAPKKDAAKEVGMKLAEKAKAAGVESVSFDRGGYLYHGRVLSLAEGAREGGLKF, encoded by the coding sequence ATGGCATTTTCAAAGTCAGTTAGAAGACAAAAGATCCGTCGTAGAATCAGAAAAACCGTTTCTGGTACTGCAGATCGTCCACGTCTATCAGTATATCGTAGTAACAAAGAGATCTATGCTCAGGTTATTAATGATGTAGATGGAATAACAATCGCTTCAGCTAGTTCACGCGAGTTGAAATCTTCTGCACCTAAGAAGGATGCTGCAAAAGAAGTTGGAATGAAGCTAGCCGAAAAAGCAAAGGCTGCAGGCGTTGAGTCTGTTTCTTTTGACAGAGGTGGTTATCTTTACCACGGTAGAGTTTTATCTCTAGCTGAAGGAGCTCGTGAAGGCGGTTTGAAATTTTAA
- the secY gene encoding preprotein translocase subunit SecY has protein sequence MKLIDTIKNIWKIEELKDRILMTFSLLLVYRFGAQVVLPFIDSTQLAGFASNFEGGGIGSILNAFTGGAFANASVFALGIMPYISASIVVQLMGIAVPYLQKLQKEGESGRRKINQITRWLTIGICLVQAPSYLLSLGSLGVPPEAYLIDNQTLILVVGTIILVTGCVFAMWLGEKITDKGIGNGISLLIMVGIIATLPQAFAQEFVSRFEGVGGPFVIIIEIVIWLLVIMACIMLVMAVRKIPVQYARRTASGGYEKNVFGSRQYIPLKLNASGVMPIIFAQALMFVPQALGQLESDWATSVATAFGDIFGFWYNLVFALLIIVFTYFYTAITVPTNKMADDLKRNGGFIPGIRPGTETSEYLDRIMSQITLPGSIFLALVAIVPAFVSLMGVTQSWALFYGGTSMLIMVGVAIDTMQQINSYLLNRHYDGLIKTGKNRKAVA, from the coding sequence ATGAAGTTAATTGATACAATTAAAAATATCTGGAAGATTGAGGAACTGAAAGATCGTATTCTTATGACTTTCAGTTTATTGCTTGTGTACCGTTTTGGTGCTCAGGTGGTATTACCCTTTATAGATTCCACTCAGTTAGCGGGATTTGCCTCTAATTTTGAAGGTGGTGGTATAGGTTCCATACTTAATGCCTTTACGGGTGGAGCGTTTGCGAATGCTTCCGTTTTTGCTTTAGGTATCATGCCTTACATTTCTGCAAGTATTGTTGTACAATTAATGGGTATTGCGGTTCCATATTTACAGAAGTTACAAAAGGAAGGTGAGTCTGGAAGACGTAAAATCAATCAGATCACAAGATGGCTTACCATAGGTATTTGTTTAGTACAAGCTCCTAGTTATTTATTAAGTCTAGGTTCTTTAGGTGTACCACCTGAAGCTTACTTGATCGATAATCAAACGTTGATTTTAGTAGTAGGGACGATTATTCTTGTCACTGGATGTGTGTTTGCCATGTGGTTAGGAGAAAAAATTACTGATAAAGGTATTGGTAATGGTATCTCTCTCTTAATTATGGTAGGTATTATTGCTACTTTACCTCAAGCTTTTGCACAAGAATTTGTATCTCGATTTGAGGGTGTAGGTGGTCCTTTTGTTATAATTATTGAAATAGTTATTTGGTTATTAGTCATCATGGCATGTATTATGCTTGTAATGGCAGTAAGAAAGATACCAGTTCAGTACGCAAGACGAACTGCTTCTGGTGGATATGAAAAGAATGTTTTTGGATCAAGACAATATATTCCCTTAAAACTTAACGCTTCTGGTGTTATGCCAATCATCTTTGCACAGGCATTGATGTTTGTACCTCAAGCTTTAGGTCAATTGGAGTCAGATTGGGCAACTTCTGTGGCTACGGCTTTTGGTGATATTTTCGGGTTCTGGTACAATTTAGTTTTTGCATTGTTGATTATAGTATTTACTTACTTCTACACTGCGATTACGGTTCCTACCAATAAGATGGCAGATGATTTGAAACGAAATGGTGGATTTATCCCTGGTATTAGACCGGGAACTGAAACCTCAGAGTATTTGGACCGTATCATGTCTCAGATAACCCTTCCAGGTTCGATCTTTTTAGCACTAGTTGCGATTGTACCTGCATTTGTATCACTTATGGGTGTGACTCAGTCATGGGCATTATTTTATGGAGGTACCTCCATGTTGATTATGGTAGGTGTAGCAATTGATACAATGCAACAAATCAATTCATATTTATTGAATAGACATTACGACGGTCTTATAAAGACTGGTAAAAATAGAAAAGCAGTAGCATAA
- the carA gene encoding glutamine-hydrolyzing carbamoyl-phosphate synthase small subunit, whose product MAYLEKKDAIILLNDGTIFHGKMVGPEGTATGEICFNTGTTGYQEIFTDPSYYGQIMVTTNAHIGNYGATDLDLESSSVKISCLVCKNFSNDFSRPLASTSLAEFLQQQNLIIISDVDTRALVAHIREHGSQNAIVSSRVDDRDALKKELSQIPSMKGLELASQVSTKEPYFFGKEDATYRIAALDLGIKTNILRNLASRDCYIKVFPYDSSYEDLAAFEPDGYFISNGPGDPEPLKEAISLARKVLDNNHPLFGICLGHQIIALANGIKTYKMHNGHRGINHPIINLVTGKGEVTSQNHGFAIDKSDAESNPAVEITHTHLNDHTVAGIRIKDKPCFSVQYHPEAGPGPNDATYLFDQFLELIQSTKKQAI is encoded by the coding sequence ATGGCATACTTAGAGAAGAAAGACGCGATCATTCTTTTGAATGATGGAACCATTTTCCACGGTAAGATGGTAGGACCAGAAGGAACCGCAACCGGCGAGATCTGTTTCAATACTGGTACGACAGGATATCAGGAGATTTTTACAGACCCGTCTTACTATGGTCAAATCATGGTAACTACTAACGCACACATCGGTAATTACGGTGCTACAGACTTAGATCTGGAATCTAGTTCGGTCAAGATATCTTGCTTAGTTTGCAAGAATTTCTCCAACGATTTTTCAAGGCCTTTGGCTTCCACATCACTAGCAGAGTTTTTGCAGCAGCAAAATCTGATCATCATTTCAGATGTAGATACGAGAGCTTTGGTTGCGCATATTCGTGAACATGGTTCGCAAAATGCCATCGTTTCCTCTCGTGTTGACGATCGTGACGCTCTTAAAAAGGAGCTTTCTCAAATACCAAGCATGAAAGGTTTAGAACTGGCCTCACAAGTTTCCACTAAAGAACCCTATTTCTTTGGTAAGGAAGATGCTACCTACCGTATCGCCGCCTTAGATTTGGGAATCAAGACTAATATTTTACGCAACCTCGCCAGCCGTGATTGTTATATAAAAGTGTTTCCGTACGATAGCTCCTATGAAGATTTAGCAGCTTTTGAGCCAGATGGATATTTTATTTCTAACGGTCCTGGTGATCCAGAGCCTTTAAAAGAAGCTATATCGCTTGCGCGAAAGGTGCTTGACAACAACCATCCATTATTTGGAATATGTCTGGGACACCAGATCATTGCTTTGGCAAATGGTATCAAAACCTACAAGATGCATAATGGTCACCGCGGTATCAATCATCCTATTATAAATTTGGTGACTGGTAAAGGTGAAGTTACATCTCAAAACCATGGTTTTGCCATCGACAAATCAGATGCAGAATCGAATCCAGCTGTAGAAATTACACATACACACTTAAACGATCATACAGTAGCTGGCATACGTATTAAGGACAAGCCATGTTTCTCAGTGCAGTATCACCCAGAAGCGGGACCAGGACCTAACGACGCCACATATCTTTTCGATCAATTTTTAGAATTAATTCAATCAACAAAAAAACAAGCAATATGA
- the rpsK gene encoding 30S ribosomal protein S11, with the protein MAKSKTVAKKRKVIVESVGEAHISSSFNNILVSLTNKKGEVISWSSAGKMGFRGSKKNTPYAAQLAAEDASKVAHEAGLRKVKAYVKGPGNGRESAIRTIHNAGIEVTEIIDVTPLPHNGCRPPKRRRV; encoded by the coding sequence ATGGCAAAGTCTAAAACAGTAGCAAAAAAGCGTAAAGTAATCGTTGAAAGTGTAGGTGAGGCTCACATTTCATCTTCATTTAACAACATACTTGTTTCGCTTACAAATAAAAAAGGAGAAGTCATTTCATGGTCTTCTGCTGGTAAGATGGGCTTTAGAGGTTCAAAAAAGAATACTCCATATGCAGCGCAACTTGCTGCAGAGGATGCTTCTAAAGTTGCTCACGAGGCAGGACTTAGAAAGGTTAAGGCCTATGTAAAAGGACCAGGGAATGGTCGTGAAAGTGCGATACGTACCATTCACAATGCTGGTATTGAGGTGACTGAAATTATCGATGTTACTCCATTGCCACACAATGGATGTCGCCCTCCAAAAAGAAGAAGAGTATAA
- the rpsN gene encoding 30S ribosomal protein S14 gives MAKESMKARERKREALVEKYAEKRKALKEAGDYEELQKLPKNSSPVRLHNRCKLTGRPKGYMRQFGLSRVMFREMANKGLIPGVKKASW, from the coding sequence ATGGCAAAAGAATCAATGAAAGCGCGTGAGCGCAAAAGAGAAGCACTAGTAGAAAAGTACGCTGAAAAGCGTAAAGCTTTGAAGGAGGCAGGTGATTATGAAGAGCTTCAAAAGTTGCCTAAAAATTCATCTCCAGTAAGATTACACAATAGATGTAAGTTAACTGGTCGTCCTAAAGGTTATATGAGACAATTTGGTTTGTCCAGAGTAATGTTTAGAGAAATGGCGAATAAAGGTTTAATACCTGGTGTTAAAAAAGCTAGTTGGTAA
- the rpsE gene encoding 30S ribosomal protein S5, which produces MYQKYKNIETVKPGGLDLKDRLVGVQRVTKVTKGGRAFGFSAIVVVGDENGVVGHGLGKSKEVSEAISKAVEDAKKNLVRIPLQKGTIPHEQKGKFGGARVLLLPAATGTGVIAGGAIRAVLEAVGVHDVLSKNQGSSNPHNVVKATFDALLQLRNAATVAKQRGVSIDKVFNG; this is translated from the coding sequence ATGTATCAGAAGTATAAAAATATTGAAACTGTAAAGCCAGGTGGTTTAGATCTTAAAGATCGCCTTGTTGGTGTACAACGTGTTACTAAGGTAACAAAAGGTGGTCGTGCCTTTGGTTTCTCTGCAATTGTAGTAGTTGGTGATGAAAACGGTGTTGTTGGACATGGTCTAGGAAAATCTAAAGAGGTTTCTGAAGCTATTAGTAAAGCAGTAGAAGACGCAAAGAAAAATCTAGTCCGCATACCTTTGCAAAAGGGAACTATTCCCCATGAGCAAAAAGGTAAGTTTGGCGGTGCAAGAGTTTTATTACTTCCTGCAGCAACGGGTACTGGAGTAATCGCAGGTGGTGCTATTCGTGCCGTACTTGAGGCAGTTGGTGTACACGACGTACTTTCTAAAAACCAAGGTTCTTCAAATCCACACAATGTGGTGAAAGCAACTTTTGATGCTTTGTTACAACTGCGTAATGCAGCGACTGTGGCAAAACAAAGAGGTGTTTCAATAGATAAAGTATTTAACGGATAA
- the rpmD gene encoding 50S ribosomal protein L30, translating to MAKLHVKKVRSAINRTARQKKTLQALGLHKMNQVVEHDDSPAVMGMIAKVSHLVTVEKA from the coding sequence ATGGCCAAGTTACACGTAAAAAAAGTGCGTAGTGCAATCAACCGCACGGCACGTCAGAAAAAAACGCTGCAAGCTTTAGGTTTGCATAAAATGAATCAGGTAGTTGAGCATGATGATTCACCAGCTGTTATGGGAATGATAGCAAAAGTGTCTCACTTAGTCACCGTAGAAAAAGCATAA
- a CDS encoding DNA-directed RNA polymerase subunit alpha → MAILNFQKPDKVIMIDSTDFEGKFEFRPLEPGYGLTVGNALRRVLLSSLEGFAITSIRIEGVDHEFSTIEGVVEDVTEIILNFKQVRFRRQIDEVDSEVVNVSFSGKDQFTAGDMQKYISGFQVLNPEMVICNTESSINLNLELTIEKGRGYVPAEENKNSSAALGTIAIDSIFTPIKNVKYSIENYRVEQKTDYEKLVFEIITDGSIHPKHALTEAAKTLIHHFMLFSDERITLEADEIAQTETYDEESLHMRQLLKTKLVDMELSVRALNCLKAAEVETLGDLVSYNKNDLMKFRNFGKKSLTELEELVNVKGLNFGMDLSKYKLDRD, encoded by the coding sequence ATGGCAATATTAAATTTCCAAAAGCCGGATAAAGTAATCATGATCGATTCAACCGATTTTGAAGGTAAGTTTGAGTTCAGACCTTTAGAACCAGGATATGGATTGACCGTTGGAAATGCTCTTAGAAGAGTATTACTTTCTTCCTTGGAAGGATTCGCAATAACATCTATCAGAATTGAAGGCGTTGATCACGAGTTCTCTACCATTGAAGGAGTGGTTGAAGATGTTACCGAAATAATCCTAAACTTCAAACAAGTTAGATTTAGACGTCAAATCGACGAGGTAGATAGTGAAGTAGTAAATGTTTCTTTCTCTGGAAAGGATCAATTTACCGCTGGTGATATGCAAAAATATATTTCTGGTTTTCAAGTATTGAATCCAGAAATGGTAATCTGTAATACAGAATCCTCCATAAATCTTAATCTTGAATTAACTATCGAGAAAGGAAGAGGATATGTACCAGCTGAAGAAAACAAGAACAGCAGCGCTGCTCTTGGAACTATAGCAATCGACAGTATTTTTACACCTATCAAGAATGTGAAATACAGTATAGAGAACTATCGTGTAGAGCAAAAAACTGACTATGAGAAGTTGGTATTTGAAATCATCACAGATGGTAGCATTCATCCAAAGCATGCTCTTACTGAGGCTGCAAAAACTTTGATTCACCACTTCATGTTATTCTCTGATGAGAGAATTACTCTTGAGGCAGATGAAATTGCTCAGACTGAAACTTATGATGAAGAAAGTCTTCACATGCGTCAGTTGCTTAAAACTAAACTTGTGGATATGGAACTTTCAGTTCGTGCCCTCAACTGTTTGAAAGCTGCAGAAGTTGAAACTCTTGGAGATCTTGTTTCTTACAACAAGAATGATCTAATGAAGTTCAGAAACTTTGGTAAGAAGTCTTTGACAGAGTTAGAAGAGTTGGTAAACGTGAAAGGTTTGAATTTTGGTATGGATCTTTCAAAATATAAATTAGACCGTGACTAG
- the rplE gene encoding 50S ribosomal protein L5 has translation MSYIPRLKEEYKERVATSLKEEFGYSNVMEIPKLQKIVLSRGVGAAVADKKLIDYAVEELTMITGQKAVATLSKKDVASFKLRKGMPIGAKVTLRGERMYEFLDRLITVALPRVRDFQGIKATGFDGRGNYNLGITEQIIFPEINIDKVNKIAGMDITFVTTAKTDKEAKSLLGELGLPFKKD, from the coding sequence ATGTCATACATTCCAAGACTTAAGGAAGAATATAAAGAGCGTGTAGCTACTTCACTCAAAGAAGAGTTTGGATATTCCAATGTAATGGAAATACCTAAACTTCAAAAGATTGTTTTGAGTAGAGGTGTTGGTGCAGCGGTTGCTGACAAAAAGCTTATCGACTATGCGGTAGAGGAACTTACCATGATTACTGGTCAAAAGGCGGTAGCGACATTATCTAAAAAGGATGTAGCTTCTTTCAAATTGAGAAAGGGCATGCCTATTGGAGCTAAAGTAACTCTTAGAGGTGAACGCATGTATGAGTTTTTGGATCGTTTGATCACCGTAGCACTACCACGAGTTAGAGATTTTCAAGGGATTAAAGCTACTGGTTTTGATGGTAGAGGAAATTACAATCTTGGTATTACTGAGCAGATCATTTTCCCAGAGATCAATATTGACAAAGTAAATAAAATTGCAGGTATGGATATTACATTCGTTACTACTGCTAAAACAGATAAAGAGGCTAAATCACTCCTAGGTGAGCTAGGTTTACCTTTTAAAAAGGACTAA
- the infA gene encoding translation initiation factor IF-1 produces MAKQSAIEQDGSIIEALSNAMFRVELENGHVVTAHISGKMRMHYIKLLPGDKVKLEMSPYDLTKARITYRY; encoded by the coding sequence ATGGCTAAACAATCAGCGATAGAACAAGATGGATCAATAATAGAAGCTTTATCAAACGCGATGTTTAGGGTAGAGTTGGAAAATGGTCATGTTGTTACAGCGCATATATCAGGAAAGATGCGCATGCATTACATTAAATTACTTCCTGGTGATAAAGTTAAATTAGAAATGAGCCCTTACGATTTGACTAAGGCAAGGATTACTTATAGATATTGA
- the rplQ gene encoding 50S ribosomal protein L17 codes for MRHGKKVNHLSRKTAHRKAMLSNMACSLIEHKRINTTVAKAKALKQFVEPLITKSKADTTHNRRLTFAQLRSKEAVTELFREVAAKVGDRPGGYTRIIKMGNRLGDNADMALIELVDYNDVYKAGADTKKTTRRSRRGGKAKTEAPKKETTEATNEEE; via the coding sequence ATGAGACACGGAAAAAAAGTAAATCATTTAAGTAGAAAGACAGCACACCGTAAGGCGATGCTTTCTAATATGGCTTGTTCATTAATTGAGCATAAGCGTATTAACACTACTGTTGCAAAAGCAAAAGCTCTTAAACAATTCGTAGAGCCACTTATAACTAAATCTAAGGCAGACACAACTCACAATCGTCGATTGACTTTTGCTCAATTACGTAGCAAAGAAGCAGTGACAGAATTGTTCAGAGAAGTAGCTGCAAAAGTCGGTGACCGTCCAGGTGGTTACACTAGAATTATAAAGATGGGTAATAGACTAGGAGATAATGCAGATATGGCATTAATCGAGTTGGTTGATTACAACGATGTTTACAAAGCAGGCGCTGACACTAAGAAAACTACAAGACGTAGTCGTCGTGGTGGAAAGGCAAAAACTGAAGCTCCTAAAAAGGAAACTACAGAAGCAACTAATGAGGAAGAGTAA
- the rpsD gene encoding 30S ribosomal protein S4 produces the protein MARYRGPKAKIARRFREPIFGPSKALEKKNYPPGMHGNARRRGKESEYAVQLKEKQKAKYTYGILEKQFRLMFEKAVRSSGITGEVLLQLAESRLDNVVYRMGIARTRRGARQLVSHRHITVNGQLVNIPSYQLQAGDVVAVREKSKSLTAIDDALSSNEHVYDFITFNKASMSGTFVAVPERIQIPENIKEQLIVELYSK, from the coding sequence ATGGCAAGATATAGAGGTCCTAAGGCAAAAATTGCTCGTAGATTCAGAGAACCAATTTTTGGCCCTAGTAAAGCATTGGAGAAGAAAAACTATCCTCCAGGAATGCATGGTAACGCAAGAAGACGTGGAAAAGAGTCTGAATATGCGGTACAACTTAAGGAAAAGCAAAAAGCTAAGTACACTTACGGAATTCTTGAAAAGCAATTCCGCTTAATGTTTGAAAAAGCAGTTCGTAGTTCTGGTATTACAGGTGAAGTTTTACTTCAGCTAGCAGAGTCTCGTTTGGACAACGTGGTATACAGAATGGGAATAGCTCGTACCAGAAGAGGTGCTAGACAGCTTGTTTCACACAGACACATTACCGTAAATGGTCAGTTGGTAAACATTCCATCTTATCAATTGCAGGCAGGTGATGTTGTTGCAGTTAGAGAAAAATCAAAATCACTTACAGCTATTGACGATGCACTTTCTTCAAATGAGCATGTATATGATTTCATTACATTCAACAAGGCCAGCATGTCTGGTACATTTGTAGCAGTTCCAGAAAGAATTCAGATACCTGAAAACATCAAGGAGCAGTTAATTGTTGAATTGTATTCTAAATAA
- the rpsM gene encoding 30S ribosomal protein S13 has protein sequence MARIAGVDIPKNKRGEIALTYIYGVGRSRAQEVLLSTGVGVDKKVSEWDDDEIGKIRNAIGEFTIEGELRSETQMNIKRLMDIGCYRGIRHRSGLPLRGQRTKNNSRTRKGKRKTVANKKKATK, from the coding sequence ATGGCTAGAATCGCAGGGGTAGATATACCTAAAAACAAAAGAGGAGAAATAGCACTTACTTACATCTATGGTGTAGGTAGAAGTAGAGCTCAAGAAGTTTTATTGTCGACTGGTGTTGGTGTAGATAAGAAGGTAAGTGAATGGGATGATGACGAGATCGGTAAGATTCGTAATGCCATCGGTGAATTTACCATTGAAGGTGAATTGCGTTCTGAAACTCAAATGAACATCAAGCGTTTGATGGACATCGGTTGTTACAGAGGTATACGTCACAGATCTGGGCTTCCATTAAGAGGTCAGCGTACTAAGAATAACTCTCGTACTCGTAAAGGAAAACGTAAGACTGTTGCTAACAAGAAGAAAGCAACTAAATAA
- the rplF gene encoding 50S ribosomal protein L6, which translates to MSRIGNNPVAIPSGVEVKVADGEINVEGKLGKLVQPFSDVEIRVEDNEVFVTRPSDSKDHRAKHGLYRSLVNNMIQGVSVGWTKQLELVGVGYRASNQGQKLDLALGFSHNIVIDVAPEVKVETISEKGKNPIVKLTSFDKQLVGQVAAKIRAFRKPEPYKGKGIKFVGEIIRRKAGKSA; encoded by the coding sequence ATGTCTAGAATAGGAAATAATCCGGTAGCAATACCATCAGGAGTTGAAGTAAAGGTTGCTGACGGTGAGATTAACGTAGAAGGTAAACTAGGAAAATTGGTTCAGCCATTTTCTGATGTTGAAATTAGAGTTGAGGATAATGAAGTTTTTGTAACTCGTCCTTCAGATTCTAAGGATCACAGGGCTAAGCACGGTTTATACCGTTCACTCGTGAATAACATGATTCAGGGTGTTTCTGTGGGTTGGACAAAGCAATTAGAGTTGGTTGGTGTAGGTTATAGAGCCTCTAATCAAGGTCAAAAGTTGGATCTTGCTTTAGGTTTTTCACACAATATCGTTATCGACGTTGCTCCAGAAGTTAAGGTTGAAACTATTTCGGAAAAAGGAAAAAACCCAATCGTGAAGTTGACTTCTTTTGACAAGCAGTTGGTAGGACAAGTTGCCGCAAAAATTAGAGCTTTTAGAAAGCCTGAGCCGTACAAAGGAAAAGGAATCAAGTTCGTAGGAGAAATAATTAGAAGAAAAGCTGGTAAATCAGCATAA